The following are encoded together in the Tribolium castaneum strain GA2 chromosome 3, icTriCast1.1, whole genome shotgun sequence genome:
- the LOC103313680 gene encoding uncharacterized protein LOC103313680 isoform X1 produces MSFGTEEYYKRFIELQEKLRKSEEERLKLEMKFNEMVQVTREEEQMHYRKLRAQYKRFLEEDRRRQDRNERILRSLERIESRVAMLVAKTERFKLLRQQYQNFLDRIYRTKQAKIEDVKPKEVERPKTDDILQSYIQNLSSKKLREMLRKEEDETFDSGHPFEGDYRPNYANSIADDIMSSIYSKPSKQHPREFNNNNIWGAKMRAKSSTEDGSDIDEIPYNSGVSEAVKNFVRMGKRDSLVEQPTKIDDSLPRIEKEAEETDQNIKIEEKLNTVDLIEPQNNCESLRNKRDVSKIESTLEPEQQVQQQIDEVDSKVSTQVQPEQTKEGIEEKQQVQVAVDESGQQNGERYTDQVQHYNLEQKHVDQGQFEQQSTEQTQFIQQHVDQGEFEQQQYTDQSQFEQQHYANNSNPKTEQQYEKIDEPILPTQQYDDQAQFVQQFNKTEQPVQEQHFESEQPIPSQQFDDQGQYDENGQLIQEQQYDGEPQIPTQQYDDQGQFVQQYDNSDQPYDQSEQQYDENGQPVQQITEQGQFVQQYDESGQHIQQYDEQYGQQYDQHGQYLQQYDETGQPIQQYDESGQLIQQYDETGQPIQQYDESGQPLQQYDESGQPIQQYDGTGQSIQQYDEQPVQQYDESGQPIQQYDENGQPIQQYDETGQSIQQYDENEQPIQQYDENGQPIQQYDETGQAIQQYGENGQPIQQYDETGQYGQHYDENGQPTQQFDENGQPIQQYDENAQYYGDQSNVQYDENGQMIQHYDQPYDGVVEQQNEVKGDDQSVPAPSEPKKSNILELLDTDTESMKQESKVSHDSDFDFSNE; encoded by the exons ATGTCGTTTGGGACCGAGGAGTACTACAAGCGATTCATCGAATTGCAGGAAAAGCTCCGCAAGAG CGAGGAGGAACGCCTCAAACTAGAAATGAAATTTAACGAAATGGTTCAAGTTACACGAGAGGA GGAGCAAATGCATTATCGGAAATTGCGGGCTCAATACAAGCGGTTCTTGGAGGAGGACAGGCGGAGACAGGACCGAAATGAGCGCATTTTACGCAGTTTGGAGAGGATTGAAAGCCGGGTTGCGATGCTAGTGGCGAAGACTGAACGATTTAAACTGTTGAGACAGCAGTATCAGAATTTTTTGGACCGGATTTATCGCACCAAACAAGCAAAAATTGAAGATGTCAAGCCCAAAGAAGTCGAGAGACCCAAAACTGACGATATTTTGCAGAGTTACATACAAAACTTGTCGTCGAAGAAATTGAGGGAAATGTTGAGGAAGGAGGAAGATGAGACTTTCGATTCGGGTCACCCCTTTGAGGGCGATTATAGACCGAATTATGCGAATTCCATCGCCGATGATATCATGAGTTCGATTTATAGCAAACCCAGTAAACAGCACCCTCGagagtttaataataataatatttgggGCGCGAAAATGCGGGCCAAGAGTAGTACTGAGGACGGTTCCGATATTGACGAAATTCCGTACAACAGTGGTGTTAGTGAAGCCGTGAAAAATTTCGTTCGAATGGGGAAAAGGGACAGTTTGGTTGAACAACCAACGAAAATTGATGATTCCTTGCCGCGAATTGAGAAGGAGGCTGAAGAAACTGatcaaaacataaaaattgaagaaaaactgAACACCGTGGATTTGATTGAACCACAAAATAATTGTGAAAGTCTAAGAAATAAAAGAgatgtttcaaaaattgaaagtaCACTTGAACCCGAACAACAAGTGCAACAACAAATTGATGAAGTTGATAGCAAAGTTTCAACACAAGTTCAACCTGAACAAACAAAGGAAGGTATTGAAGAGAAACAACAAGTACAGGTCGCTGTGGATGAAAGTGGGCAGCAAAACGGTGAACGCTACACTGATCAAGTTCAACATTATAATCTTGAACAAAAACATGTGGATCAAGGACAATTTGAACAACAGTCCACTGAACAAACTCAGTTTATCCAACAACATGTGGATCAAGGCGAATTTGAACAACAACAATACACTGACCAAAGTCAATTTGAACAGCAGCACTATGCCAATAATTCTAATCCGAAAACTGAACAACAGtatgaaaaaattgatgaaCCAATTCTTCCAACGCAACAATATGATGATCAAGCCCAGTTTGTACAAcagtttaataaaactgaGCAACCTGTTCAAGAACAACATTTTGAAAGTGAGCAGCCAATCCCGTCACAACAGTTTGACGATCAAGGCCAATACGATGAAAATGGACAACTGATTCAAGAACAACAATATGATGGTGAACCACAAATACCAACGCAACAATATGATGATCAAGGTCAATTTGTGCAACAATATGACAATAGTGACCAGCCGTACGATCAGAGTGAACAACAGTATGATGAAAACGGACAACCTGTGCAACAGATTACTGAACAAGGTCAATTTGTGCAACAGTACGACGAAAGTGGACAACATATTCAACAGTACGATGAACAATACGGACAACAGTACGATCAACACGGCCAGTACCTACAACAATATGACGAAACCGGACAACCTATTCAACAATATGATGAAAGTGGACAACTTATTCAACAGTATGACGAAACTGGACAGCCTATTCAACAGTATGATGAAAGTGGGCAACCTCTTCAACAATACGACGAAAGTGGACAACCTATTCAACAGTATGACGGAACTGGGCAGTCTATTCAACAGTATGATGAACAACCTGTTCAACAATACGACGAAAGTGGACAACCTATTCAACAGTACGACGAAAATGGACAACCTATTCAACAGTATGACGAAACTGGACAGTCTATTCAACAGTATGATGAAAATGAACAACCTATTCAACAATACGACGAAAATGGACAACCTATTCAACAGTACGACGAAACTGGACAGGCTATTCAACAGTATGGTGAAAATGGACAACCTATTCAACAGTATGACGAAACTGGACAATATGGGCAACATTATGACGAAAACGGACAACCGACTCAACAGTTTGATGAAAATGGACAACCTATTCAACAATATGACGAAAATGCGCAATACTATGGCGATCAAAGTAATGTGCAATATGATGAAAACGGTCAAATGATTCAGCATTATGACCAACCGTATGATGGAGTGGTTGAGCAACAGAATGAAGTCAAAGGGGACGATCAGAGTGTTCCTGCACCGTCAGAACCAAAGAAAAGTAACATTTTGGAACTGTTAGATACTGACACTGAAAGTATGAAGCAGGAGTCGAAAGTTTCACACGATAGTGATTTTGATTTCAGTAATGAATAA
- the LOC103313680 gene encoding uncharacterized protein LOC103313680 isoform X2, giving the protein MHYRKLRAQYKRFLEEDRRRQDRNERILRSLERIESRVAMLVAKTERFKLLRQQYQNFLDRIYRTKQAKIEDVKPKEVERPKTDDILQSYIQNLSSKKLREMLRKEEDETFDSGHPFEGDYRPNYANSIADDIMSSIYSKPSKQHPREFNNNNIWGAKMRAKSSTEDGSDIDEIPYNSGVSEAVKNFVRMGKRDSLVEQPTKIDDSLPRIEKEAEETDQNIKIEEKLNTVDLIEPQNNCESLRNKRDVSKIESTLEPEQQVQQQIDEVDSKVSTQVQPEQTKEGIEEKQQVQVAVDESGQQNGERYTDQVQHYNLEQKHVDQGQFEQQSTEQTQFIQQHVDQGEFEQQQYTDQSQFEQQHYANNSNPKTEQQYEKIDEPILPTQQYDDQAQFVQQFNKTEQPVQEQHFESEQPIPSQQFDDQGQYDENGQLIQEQQYDGEPQIPTQQYDDQGQFVQQYDNSDQPYDQSEQQYDENGQPVQQITEQGQFVQQYDESGQHIQQYDEQYGQQYDQHGQYLQQYDETGQPIQQYDESGQLIQQYDETGQPIQQYDESGQPLQQYDESGQPIQQYDGTGQSIQQYDEQPVQQYDESGQPIQQYDENGQPIQQYDETGQSIQQYDENEQPIQQYDENGQPIQQYDETGQAIQQYGENGQPIQQYDETGQYGQHYDENGQPTQQFDENGQPIQQYDENAQYYGDQSNVQYDENGQMIQHYDQPYDGVVEQQNEVKGDDQSVPAPSEPKKSNILELLDTDTESMKQESKVSHDSDFDFSNE; this is encoded by the coding sequence ATGCATTATCGGAAATTGCGGGCTCAATACAAGCGGTTCTTGGAGGAGGACAGGCGGAGACAGGACCGAAATGAGCGCATTTTACGCAGTTTGGAGAGGATTGAAAGCCGGGTTGCGATGCTAGTGGCGAAGACTGAACGATTTAAACTGTTGAGACAGCAGTATCAGAATTTTTTGGACCGGATTTATCGCACCAAACAAGCAAAAATTGAAGATGTCAAGCCCAAAGAAGTCGAGAGACCCAAAACTGACGATATTTTGCAGAGTTACATACAAAACTTGTCGTCGAAGAAATTGAGGGAAATGTTGAGGAAGGAGGAAGATGAGACTTTCGATTCGGGTCACCCCTTTGAGGGCGATTATAGACCGAATTATGCGAATTCCATCGCCGATGATATCATGAGTTCGATTTATAGCAAACCCAGTAAACAGCACCCTCGagagtttaataataataatatttgggGCGCGAAAATGCGGGCCAAGAGTAGTACTGAGGACGGTTCCGATATTGACGAAATTCCGTACAACAGTGGTGTTAGTGAAGCCGTGAAAAATTTCGTTCGAATGGGGAAAAGGGACAGTTTGGTTGAACAACCAACGAAAATTGATGATTCCTTGCCGCGAATTGAGAAGGAGGCTGAAGAAACTGatcaaaacataaaaattgaagaaaaactgAACACCGTGGATTTGATTGAACCACAAAATAATTGTGAAAGTCTAAGAAATAAAAGAgatgtttcaaaaattgaaagtaCACTTGAACCCGAACAACAAGTGCAACAACAAATTGATGAAGTTGATAGCAAAGTTTCAACACAAGTTCAACCTGAACAAACAAAGGAAGGTATTGAAGAGAAACAACAAGTACAGGTCGCTGTGGATGAAAGTGGGCAGCAAAACGGTGAACGCTACACTGATCAAGTTCAACATTATAATCTTGAACAAAAACATGTGGATCAAGGACAATTTGAACAACAGTCCACTGAACAAACTCAGTTTATCCAACAACATGTGGATCAAGGCGAATTTGAACAACAACAATACACTGACCAAAGTCAATTTGAACAGCAGCACTATGCCAATAATTCTAATCCGAAAACTGAACAACAGtatgaaaaaattgatgaaCCAATTCTTCCAACGCAACAATATGATGATCAAGCCCAGTTTGTACAAcagtttaataaaactgaGCAACCTGTTCAAGAACAACATTTTGAAAGTGAGCAGCCAATCCCGTCACAACAGTTTGACGATCAAGGCCAATACGATGAAAATGGACAACTGATTCAAGAACAACAATATGATGGTGAACCACAAATACCAACGCAACAATATGATGATCAAGGTCAATTTGTGCAACAATATGACAATAGTGACCAGCCGTACGATCAGAGTGAACAACAGTATGATGAAAACGGACAACCTGTGCAACAGATTACTGAACAAGGTCAATTTGTGCAACAGTACGACGAAAGTGGACAACATATTCAACAGTACGATGAACAATACGGACAACAGTACGATCAACACGGCCAGTACCTACAACAATATGACGAAACCGGACAACCTATTCAACAATATGATGAAAGTGGACAACTTATTCAACAGTATGACGAAACTGGACAGCCTATTCAACAGTATGATGAAAGTGGGCAACCTCTTCAACAATACGACGAAAGTGGACAACCTATTCAACAGTATGACGGAACTGGGCAGTCTATTCAACAGTATGATGAACAACCTGTTCAACAATACGACGAAAGTGGACAACCTATTCAACAGTACGACGAAAATGGACAACCTATTCAACAGTATGACGAAACTGGACAGTCTATTCAACAGTATGATGAAAATGAACAACCTATTCAACAATACGACGAAAATGGACAACCTATTCAACAGTACGACGAAACTGGACAGGCTATTCAACAGTATGGTGAAAATGGACAACCTATTCAACAGTATGACGAAACTGGACAATATGGGCAACATTATGACGAAAACGGACAACCGACTCAACAGTTTGATGAAAATGGACAACCTATTCAACAATATGACGAAAATGCGCAATACTATGGCGATCAAAGTAATGTGCAATATGATGAAAACGGTCAAATGATTCAGCATTATGACCAACCGTATGATGGAGTGGTTGAGCAACAGAATGAAGTCAAAGGGGACGATCAGAGTGTTCCTGCACCGTCAGAACCAAAGAAAAGTAACATTTTGGAACTGTTAGATACTGACACTGAAAGTATGAAGCAGGAGTCGAAAGTTTCACACGATAGTGATTTTGATTTCAGTAATGAATAA